Proteins encoded in a region of the Larimichthys crocea isolate SSNF chromosome XVI, L_crocea_2.0, whole genome shotgun sequence genome:
- the prr35 gene encoding proline-rich protein 35: MSKDDACKVTSASKHKERKPKKPHYIPRPWGKPYNYKCFQCPFTCMEKSHLYNHMKYSLCKNSLSLLIESDWPYKKGNILHPEQLRPFQQAHSLQAPGKDGLEQVTGTEERQRQRRAVEEEGEDRESQGAEDEEEGGRGEGVEVTGLMKESGGNNRGDTAECVTKKIKQPESELLMADMLSLEDQLLRARSVEVEAQLKHYKLSKTCLTAPGLLSEQWRLLASSHTKSKTEAAQPRVSSSIPCYPPPPNLVDYQDPTGLNLSMLGVGYPISPSLFSYMNSAIPAATGVTAQTHAQLAQLPFLASAAQLMHPASNTHTERALIPPRLYYPFLCEHTFSPASSHSDTSKVLKTSQNSLEANPLSGFQPKVNLWKVPALRPGTTTVSPAGWVSPQRESPDQGYRLGDKLQTTAKEGKASWSLKRTGAPVGNHEAPVEKKPAMGFTLDLLKNIQTASTLNMAADKLLFHGSLQDAQLQTRPTELWYNDHLTSPNSETSSLSTGGGSNSQESTAARTVGEGASESVAALLSDLSKALQEYQEAERKISHLEKEDLPAQRHLWEHLSKIRSELSHIHQALERTARQSDGPLDLSVKRGPSDSVGDHSMREDGSLKDNTTETEEDDEELEDKKEEEENESERKAMKASLESRKQSLDMLIKMSQASVGNTEVLSPGGLGMRPSSAEALWPSRTTKCEADSSVLLCPDGRSVVFTDIPSSAKTPKRPPSIQRLEAQCPPSPLTATDN, translated from the exons ATGTCCAAGGACGATGCTTGTAAAGTGACGTCTGCCAGCAAACACAAGGAGCGAAAGCCGAAGAAGCCTCACTACATCCCCCGGCCATGGGGCAAACCCTACAACTACAAGTGCTTCCAGTGCCCGTTCACCTGCATGGAGAAGTCCCACCTGTACAACCACATGAAGTACAGCCTGTGCAAGAACTCCCTTTCTCTGCTCATAGAGTCAGACTGGCCGTATAAAAAGGGCAACATCCTGCACCCAGAGCAGCTACGACCCTTTCAGCAGGCACACAGCCTTCAAGCTCCCGGGAAAGATGGACTAGAGCAGGTAACAGGGACTGAGGAGAGACAAAGGCAAAGACgggcggtggaggaggaaggtgaggaCAGGGAAAGCCAGGGagcagaagatgaagaagagggaggacgaggagagggAGTAGAGGTCACTGGGCTGATGAAGGAGAGCGGCGGTAACAATAGAGGAGACACAGCAGAGTGCGTTACCAAGAAAATCAAACAGCCGGAGTCTGAGTTACTCATGGCTGACATGCTATCCTTAGAAGATCAGCTTTTACGAGCACGCTCAGTAGAAGTAGAAGCTCAGCTGAAACACTACAAACTATCCAAGACGTGTCTAACAGCTCCAGGCCTGCTATCGGAGCAGTGGCGGCTGTTGGCGTCCAGCCACACTAAGTCCAAAACTGAAGCTGCTCAGCCGAGAGTGAGTAGTTCAATCCCATGTTACCCTCCTCCACCAAACCTGGTAGATTACCAGGATCCCACCGGACTCAACCTGTCAATGCTCGGGGTGGGCTACCCCATCAGCCCCAGCCTCTTCTCCTACATGAACTCAGCCATTCCCGCTGCCACAGGTGTCACTGCCCAGACCCACGCACAGCTCGCCCAGCTTCCCTTTTTGGCGTCGGCTGCTCAGCTAATGCACCCAGCCTCCAACACCCACACAGAAAGAGCTCTTATCCCCCCTCGTCTCTACTACCCCTTCCTGTGTGAGCACACATTCAGCCCGGCCTCGAGTCACAGTGACACCAGCAAAGTGCTCAAGACGTCCCAAAACAGTCTAGAAGCGAATCCCCTGTCTGGCTTCCAGCCTAAAGTGAATCTGTGGAAAGTGCCTGCTTTGCGGCCAGGGACCACCACAGTCTCCCCTGCTGGCTGGGTGTCACCTCAGAGAGAGTCCCCTGACCAGGGCTACAGGTTGGGGGATAAACTGCAGACTACAGCCAAGGAGGGCAAAGCAAGCTGGAGCCTCAAGAGGACAGGGGCCCCAGTGGGGAACCATGAGGCACCTGTGGAGAAGAAGCCCGCCATGGGTTTCACTTTAGACCTTCTGAAGAATATTCAGACTGCATCAACTCTTAATATGGCAGCAGACAAACTTCTCTTCCATGGCAG TTTACAGGATGCCCAGCTTCAGACCCGGCCCACTGAACTGTGGTACAACGATCATCTGACAAGTCCCAACAGTGAAACATCCTCTCTTTCTACCGGTGGTGGATCCAATAGCCAGGAATCGACCGCTGCCCGGACAGTGGGGGAGGGAGCTTCAGAATCAGTGGCTGCCCTCCTCAGTGACCTCTCCAAGGCCTTGCAGGAGTACCAGGAGGCTGAGCGTAAAATCTCCCACCTGGAGAAGGAGGACCTTCCCGCCCAGCGCCACCTCTGGGAACACCTGAGCAAAATCCGCAGCGAGCTCTCCCACATCCACCAGGCACTGGAGCGGACGGCTCGCCAGAGTGACGGGCCTCTTGACCTGTCAGTGAAAAGGGGCCCGTCAGACTCGGTAGGTGACCACAGCATGAGAGAGGATGGAAGCCTTAAAGACAACACGACAGAGAcggaggaggacgacgaggagctggaggataaaaaagaggaagaagagaacgAGAGCGAGAGGAAGGCGATGAAGGCGTCGTTGGAGAGTCGTAAGCAGTCACTGGACATGCTGATCAAAATGAGTCAGGCGTCGGTGGGAAACACAGAGGTTCTCTCTCCTGGTGGTCTTGGCATGAGGCCCAGTTCTGCTGAGGCCTTGTGGCCGAGCAGAACCACCAAGTGTGAGGCGGACTCCAGCGTCCTGCTCTGCCCCGACGGCCGATCAGTGGTGTTCACCGACATCCCCTCTTCTGCCAAAACCCCAAAGAGACCTCCGTCCATACAGCGACTAGAGGCTCAGTGTCCTCCGAGCCCTTTGACAGCCACTGACAattaa